A stretch of the Musa acuminata AAA Group cultivar baxijiao chromosome BXJ2-7, Cavendish_Baxijiao_AAA, whole genome shotgun sequence genome encodes the following:
- the LOC135581470 gene encoding uncharacterized protein LOC135581470 isoform X2 — protein sequence MHGDVAAVLICIPAMSLSCLVCHSMDSRSRSFRSYSVSSSEDEGRCSAVVTCLTRKVAVATAGTANAISTAKVTPFPMMASGQGMTGTPRLLRSRAVSRDLVRDWNFDQVHVEG from the exons ATGCATGGCGACG TTGCTGCTGTTCTCATCTGTATCCCAGCAATGAGTTTATCATGTCTTGTTTGTCATAGCATGGATAGCCGATCACGATCTTTTAGGAGTTACTCTGTTTCAAGTTCAGAAGACGAGGGGCGATGTTCTGCAGTTGTTACCTGCTTGACTCGGAAAGTCGCCGTTGCTACCGCTGGTACAGCTAATGCCATTTCGACGGCCAAAGTGACACCATTCCCCATGATGGCAAGTGGTCAAGGCATGACAGGAACTCCACGCCTTTTGCGAAGCCGAGCTGTGAGTAGGGACTTGGTTAGAGACTGGAATTTTGATCAAGTTCATGTGGAGGGCTAG
- the LOC135581470 gene encoding uncharacterized protein LOC135581470 isoform X1, with amino-acid sequence MIPFFGYFLLLFASPFNLFSLTPLFGLLPFARTLKVAAVLICIPAMSLSCLVCHSMDSRSRSFRSYSVSSSEDEGRCSAVVTCLTRKVAVATAGTANAISTAKVTPFPMMASGQGMTGTPRLLRSRAVSRDLVRDWNFDQVHVEG; translated from the exons ATGATTCCTTTCTTTGGATACTTTCTTCTATTGTTTGCCTCCCCATTCAATCTCTTCTCTCTCACGCCCCTTTTTGGTCTTCTGCCGTTCGCTCGCACACTGAAAG TTGCTGCTGTTCTCATCTGTATCCCAGCAATGAGTTTATCATGTCTTGTTTGTCATAGCATGGATAGCCGATCACGATCTTTTAGGAGTTACTCTGTTTCAAGTTCAGAAGACGAGGGGCGATGTTCTGCAGTTGTTACCTGCTTGACTCGGAAAGTCGCCGTTGCTACCGCTGGTACAGCTAATGCCATTTCGACGGCCAAAGTGACACCATTCCCCATGATGGCAAGTGGTCAAGGCATGACAGGAACTCCACGCCTTTTGCGAAGCCGAGCTGTGAGTAGGGACTTGGTTAGAGACTGGAATTTTGATCAAGTTCATGTGGAGGGCTAG
- the LOC135581470 gene encoding uncharacterized protein LOC135581470 isoform X3 has protein sequence MSLSCLVCHSMDSRSRSFRSYSVSSSEDEGRCSAVVTCLTRKVAVATAGTANAISTAKVTPFPMMASGQGMTGTPRLLRSRAVSRDLVRDWNFDQVHVEG, from the coding sequence ATGAGTTTATCATGTCTTGTTTGTCATAGCATGGATAGCCGATCACGATCTTTTAGGAGTTACTCTGTTTCAAGTTCAGAAGACGAGGGGCGATGTTCTGCAGTTGTTACCTGCTTGACTCGGAAAGTCGCCGTTGCTACCGCTGGTACAGCTAATGCCATTTCGACGGCCAAAGTGACACCATTCCCCATGATGGCAAGTGGTCAAGGCATGACAGGAACTCCACGCCTTTTGCGAAGCCGAGCTGTGAGTAGGGACTTGGTTAGAGACTGGAATTTTGATCAAGTTCATGTGGAGGGCTAG
- the LOC103990781 gene encoding receptor homology region, transmembrane domain- and RING domain-containing protein 1 codes for MGVLKYEVVGKFALFAFLLLDLLVGSAGGDVVLIGRNVSLSFPDIEATFAPSVKGSGECGVLYVAEPLDACAPLTNEVAKGLDSPFALIIRGGCTFDVKVRNAQNAGFKAAIVYDNEDRGALISMAGSSIGIHIYAVFVSKASGEMLTKYAGNTDLELWIIPTFENSAWPIMVISFVALLVISAVLATCFFIRRHFGRPEQTRAPNIREFHGMSSQLVKAMPSLIFTSVVEDNCTATTCAICLEDYSVGEKLRILPCHHKFHAFCVDFWLTTWRTFCPVCKQDARAGRSNLPASECTPLLSSGEVTVSSNVGLSSFRSSMAASPALQIFPVPSGPESNSQPHLLSGACSPAIQIAPMTPHSQSSAYYTAHIPNPHRSYGHSPAFRTSRSSLDLRNASSQRSHAYLLSSHSLGFPRSPSINSILGSSYIPRSSNVSSSYLAASSSQQSYLRHCTESGASLSALASAQSLPGC; via the exons ATGGGGGTGTTGAAGTATGAGGTTGTGGGGAAGTTTGCTTTATTTGCTTTCCTTCTGCTTGATCTGTTGGTTGGTTCGGCGGGTGGCGACGTAGTGCTGATTGGGAGAAATGTATCCTTGTCGTTTCCGGACATCGAGGCCACCTTTG CTCCATCAGTAAAAGGATCTGGTGAATGTGGGGTATTATATGTTGCAGAACCTTTAGATGCATGTGCTCCATTAACTAATGAAGTTGCTAAAGGTTTAGATTCTCCATTTGCACTAATTATAAGAGGAGGATGTACATTTGATGTTAAAGTCAGAAATGCACAAAATGCTGGGTTCAAAGCTGCAATTGTATATGACAATGAAGATAGAGGAGCCCTGATTTCAA TGGCAGGAAGTTCAATTGGCATCCATATATACGCTGTGTTTGTTTCCAAGGCTTCTGGTGAAATGCTAACGAAATATGCTGGCAATACTGATTTGGAGTTGTGGATTATACCCACCTTTGAGAATTCAGCATGGCCAATTATGGTCATCTCCTTCGTAGCACTCCTCGTCATCTCTGCTGTGCTTGCTACATGCTTTTTCATACGCAGACACTTTGGCAGGCCTGAACAGACTAGAGCTCCCAACATCCGAGAATTCCATGGAATGAGCAGCCAGTTGGTGAAAGCAATGCCAAGTCTCATATTCACCTCAGTTGTGGAAGATAATTGCACTGCAACAACTTGTGCAATTTGCTTGGAAGACTATAGTGTTGGGGAGAAGCTTAGGATATTGCCATGCCATCACA AGTTTCATGCATTTTGCGTCGATTTCTGGCTTACCACTTGGAGAACATTCTGCCCTGTTTGCAAGCAAGATGCTAGAGCAGGCAGATCTAATCTTCCAGCCTCCGAGTGCACTCCTCTACTTTCTTCTGGTGAGGTGACCGTATCTTCCAATGTGGGATTGTCATCATTTCGTTCATCCATGGCAGCATCCCCAGCCCTCCAAATATTTCCAGTGCCTTCCGGGCCAGAATCAAACTCCCAACCACATTTGTTGTCTGGTGCTTGTTCCCCAGCTATTCAAATAGCTCCAATGACTCCCCACTCACAATCAAGTGCATACTATACTGCACATATCCCTAACCCGCATAGGTCTTATGGCCACTCACCAGCTTTTAGGACAAGTAGAAGTTCTCTTGACCTTAGAAATGCTTCGTCTCAGAGATCTCATGCTTATCTTCTATCTTCTCACTCCTTGGGCTTTCCCAGATCACCATCTATCAATTCAATACTTGGATCCTCTTATATTCCACGTTCAAGTAATGTGTCCTCCAGCTATCTTGCGGCATCTTCCAGTCAACAGTCATACTTAAGACATTGCACTGAATCAGGGGCAAGTCTGTCAGCATTAGCCTCGGCGCAATCTCTACCAGGATGTTGA
- the LOC135616602 gene encoding uncharacterized protein LOC135616602: protein MDVGGSEGWNSSFSKSSRGSRRWGRRRCQKEREEAMGWWGETGGGMVAKKRVMVVIDQSSRAKHAMMWALTHVANKGDRLALLHVVPRSGGGEDDVPNLATLQALCKACKPEVEVEALVIQGPKLATVLSQVRKLEASVLVLGQAKPSPFSCLFRCRSEEFVEQCINKAECLTLAVRKQSKGVGGYLISTRWQKDFWLLA from the exons ATGGACGTTGGTGGAAGTGAGGGATGGAACTCCTCCTTCTCCAAGTCCTCGAGGGGCTCAAGGAGGTGGGGAAGGAGGAGATGCCAAAAGGAGAGGGAGGAGGCCATGGGGTGGTGGGGGGAGACCGGTGGTGGGATGGTGGCCAAGAAGAGGGTCATGGTGGTGATCGATCAGAGTTCGAGGGCCAAGCATGCCATGATGTGGGCACTGACCCATGTGGCTAACAAGGGGGATCGCCTCGCACTTCTTCATGTTGTCCCTCGCAGTGGTGGAGGAGAGGATGATGTACCCAACCTTGCAACCCTGCAAGCCCTGTGCAAAGCTTGCAAGCCTGAG GTGGAGGTGGAAGCACTGGTGATTCAGGGACCCAAGTTGGCAACTGTGCTAAGCCAAGTCAGGAAACTGGAGGCTTCTGTTCTGGTGTTGGGTCAAGCCAAGCCTTCCCCTTTCTCTTG CCTGTTCAGATGCAGAAGTGAGGAGTTCGTGGAGCAGTGCATCAACAAAGCTGAGTGTCTCACGCTGGCAGTGAGGAAGCAGAGCAAGGGAGTGGGTGGCTACTTGATCAGCACTCGGTGGCAGAAGGACTTCTGGCTGTTGGCCTAA
- the LOC135616603 gene encoding uncharacterized protein LOC135616603: MGNPAEVYFQVLNIAKDSSPQEIRTAYRALVKKWHPDKHPPSSRPEAEAKFKAISQAYEALNDQQENRSMVGANNDRPGGGVEPRHRSQELQKPRCAGNSAREFKDEYRSTKAGAVAATAVARPAFSSFSGPVKTKPPPVERKLECTLDELCRGCKKEIKFTRNVITNKGLIVRKEETQTVRVNPGWKKGTKITFEGMGDERRGCLPADAIFVISEKEHPVFKRKGNDLVMKVEVPLVNALTGWFFSFRLLTGEKMSCSFQDEIIYPGYEKVIKGQGMPSAHDKGVRGDLRIKFHIVFPTQLSNEQLSGIKELLKDMT, encoded by the exons ATGGGCAACCCCGCGGAGGTCTACTTCCAGGTGCTCAACATTGCCAAGGACTCCTCTCCCCAGGAAATCCGCACCGCCTATAGAGCCCTGGTCAAGAAATGGCACCCCGACAAGCACCCTCCTTCTTCCCGCCCCGAAGCCGAGGCCAAGTTCAAAGCCATCTCTCAAGCCTATGAG GCCCTGAATGATCAGCAGGAGAATAGATCGATGGTTGGGGCCAATAACGATCGGCCCGGAGGCGGCGTGGAGCCGCGACACCGGAGCCAGGAGCTCCAGAAACCGCGGTGCGCGGGCAATTCGGCGAGGGAGTTTAAGGATGAGTACCGTTCGACCAAGGCCGGCGCTGTGGCGGCCACGGCGGTGGCGAGGCCGGCGTTCTCGTCGTTTTCGGGGCCCGTCAAGACAAAGCCTCCACCCGTCGAGAGGAAACTTGAGTGCACGCTGGACGAGCTCTGTCGCGGCTGCAAGAAGGAGATCAAGTTCACGAGGAACGTCATCACCAACAAGGG ATTAATTGTTCGCAAGGAAGAAACACAAACGGTCAGAGTCAATCCGGGATGGAAGAAAGGAACAAAGATAACATTCGAAGGGATGGGGGACGAGCGACGAGGTTGCCTCCCTGCCGATGCCATCTTCGTGATATCAGAGAAAGAACACCCCGTTTTTAAGAGGAAAGGCAATGACTTGGTCATGAAAGTCGAGGTTCCTCTGGTGAATGCTCTCACAGGATGGTTCTTCTCTTTCCGTCTTCTAACCGGGGAAAAGATGAGCTGCTCTTTCCAGGACGAAATCATTTACCCGGGATATGAGAAAGTCATCAAAGGCCAGGGCATGCCCTCAGCTCACGACAAGGGAGTCCGAGGAGATCTGCGAATTAAGTTCCACATTGTCTTCCCGACTCAGTTGAGCAACGAGCAGCTTTCAGGTATCAAAGAGCTTCTGAAGGACATGACCTGA
- the LOC135616191 gene encoding uncharacterized protein LOC135616191, which translates to MGSSEEERLVQMVHDFMESDAPPPPPTTPSTTGTTSLHQQTLLLLEGILGDNTHAEMEVFEKALKHVRDAGDERKRSKVNKRLMMRLRMDGYDASLCRSSWVATMECPGGDYEFIDIVMVDGNGVSARIIIDIDFRSQFELARPTLAYTQLSSILPPIFVGKEEKLKKVVSLLCSAAQQSLRERGLHIPPWRRSSYMQAKWLSCCQKASTIPYTSSSIQDIAKLKGRHASTKSKGRDAESKGPKGSALSSQFSHLSINCC; encoded by the exons ATGGGCAGCTCAGAGGAAGAGAGGCTGGTTCAGATGGTCCATGACTTCATGGAATCAgacgcaccaccaccaccacccaccaCTCCATCCACCACCGGAACCACCTCCCTCCACCAGCAAACTCTCCTCCTCCTTGAG GGAATTCTTGGGGACAACACGCATGCTGAAATGGAGGTCTTTGAGAAGGCCCTGAAGCATGTTAGGGATGCAGGGGATGAAAGGAAGAGGAGCAAAGTGAATAAGAGGCTAATGATGAGACTAAGAATGGATGGCTATGATGCTTCACTCTGTAGGTCTTCTTGGGTTGCAACCATGGAGTGTCCTGGAG GTGATTACGAATTCATAGATATAGTAATGGTGGATGGGAATGGTGTCTCAGCAAGGATAATAATAGACATAGACTTCAGGTCCCAGTTTGAGCTTGCCAGGCCCACCTTAGCCTACACTCAGCTCTCCAGCATTCTGCCTCCTATCTTTGTTGGCAAGGAAGAGAAGCTTAAGAAGGTTGTCTCCCTGCTGTGCTCAGCTGCACAGCAGTCCCTGAGAGAGAGGGGGCTCCACATCCCCCCATGGAGGAGATCCAGCTACATGCAGGCCAAGTGGCTCTCCTGCTGTCAGAAGGCTTCAACCATTCCCTACACCAGCAGCTCCATCCAGGACATTGCCAAGCTCAAGGGAAGGCATGCCTCCACCAAGAGCAAGGGTAGGGATGCTGAATCCAAGGGGCCAAAAGGGTCTGCTCTCTCCAGCCAGTTCTCTCACCTGAGTATAAATTGCTGCTAA
- the LOC103990777 gene encoding UDP-glucuronate:xylan alpha-glucuronosyltransferase 1-like, with protein MNMRGLNTASPNLAEGRYSSAISDETSKRKMRCRDSREGDRYRVMFSGWSSGCKFHSLKLALFVMTCCAALTLLHCPAAHNEQLLQSSSRSRFADVGRIWQKKLSDPRYLSDLDVDWRQVSDVLRSVDGREGSLRIGMLNFNVTEIGVWRRTMPNAELSVVQLDYADTSITWDVLYPEWIDEEEEDEVPTCPSLPQARLKKGSRFDVVAVKLPCRRSKSWARDVARLHLQLSAAKLAVASAGGASAVHVLLLTECFPIPNLFSCKSLVGREGNAWLYKPDVPALQEKLQLPVGSCELAVPLKPAVRPQAGGRGAREAYATILHSVEVYACGAIAVARSIRLAGSTRDLVVLVDESISGSHRSGLEAAGWKVRTIRRIRNPKAEKNAYNEWNYSKFRLWQLTDYDKIIFIDADLLVLRNIDFLFGMPEVSATGNNATIFNSGVMVIEPCNFTFQLLMAHIDDITSYNGGDQGYLNEIFTWWHRIPRHMNFLKHFWEGDSERVRAKKTALFAAETPGLYVLHYLGVKPWMCFRDFDCNWNSVTYRSFASDEAHATWWKVHDSMPESLQSFCLLSTLTKAGLEYARREAEKANFPDRHWRRNVTDPRRHVCFEKFCRWQAMLLHWDEPHASITG; from the exons ATGAACATGAGAGGGCTAAACACCGCATCTCCCAACCTCGCAGAAGGACGGTATTCATCGGCTATAAG TGATGAAACAAGCAAAAGAAAGATGAGGTGCAGAGATTCCAGGGAAGGAGACAGGTACAGGGTCATGTTTTCGGGTTGGAGCTCAGGCTGCAAGTTCCACTCATTGAAACTGGCCCTGTTTGTGATGACATGTTGTGCGGCCTTAACCCTTCTCCACTGCCCAGCAGCACATAATGAGCAGCTCCTGCAGTCCAGTTCTAG GTCCAGATTTGCAGATGTTGGGCGGATTTGGCAGAAGAAACTCTCGGATCCTCGATACTTGTCCGATTTGGATGTTGATTGGCGACAGGTATCGGATGTTCTCCGAAGCGTAGATGGCAGAGAAGGAAGTCTCAGGATTGGCATGCTCAACTTCAATGTCACGGAGATCGGCGTGTGGAGGCGGACGATGCCAAATGCAGAGCTTTCTGTAGTGCAGCTGGACTACGCAGACACGAGCATCACTTGGGATGTTCTCTACCCCGAATGGAtcgacgaggaagaagaagacgaagtgcCTACTTGTCCATCTCTGCCTCAGGCCCGACTAAAGAAAGGATCAAGGTTCGATGTTGTCGCCGTGAAGCTTCCCTGCCGCAGGTCGAAGAGCTGGGCCAGAGACGTCGCGAGGCTGCACTTGCAGCTCTCGGCAGCCAAGCTCGCGGTAGCTTCTGCAGGAGGAGCCTCCGCTGTCCATGTGCTCCTCCTCACCGAGTGCTTCCCGATCCCCAACCTGTTCAGCTGCAAAAGCCTCGTCGGAAGAGAAGGCAATGCTTGGCTGTACAAGCCTGACGTACCGGCGTTGCAGGAGAAGCTCCAGCTTCCGGTCGGGTCGTGCGAACTCGCGGTTCCACTGAAACCAGCAG TGCGGCCGCAAGCAGGAGGTCGAGGAGCTCGAGAAGCTTATGCCACGATACTGCACTCTGTGGAGGTATACGCCTGCGGGGCGATCGCCGTGGCTCGGAGCATCCGCTTGGCGGGGTCGACGAGGGACCTCGTCGTACTGGTGGATGAGTCGATTAGCGGCAGTCACCGGAGCGGTCTCGAAGCTGCAGGGTGGAAGGTCCGAACCATCCGACGGATCCGAAACCCCAAGGCCGAGAAGAACGCCTACAATGAGTGGAACTACAGCAAGTTCCGGCTGTGGCAGCTCACTGACTACGACAAGATCATCTTCATCGACGCCGACCTGCTCGTCCTGAGGAACATCGACTTCCTGTTCGGGATGCCGGAGGTGTCCGCGACGGGGAACAACGCCACCATCTTCAACTCCGGCGTGATGGTGATCGAACCCTGCAACTTCACCTTCCAGCTGCTGATGGCTCACATCGACGATATCACGTCGTACAACGGGGGCGACCAGGGCTACCTCAACGAGATCTTCACGTGGTGGCACCGCATCCCCAGGCACATGAACTTCCTGAAGCACTTCTGGGAGGGCGACAGCGAGAGGGTGAGGGCAAAGAAGACGGCACTGTTCGCGGCCGAGACGCCCGGCCTCTACGTCCTGCACTACCTGGGGGTGAAGCCATGGATGTGCTTCCGGGACTTCGACTGCAACTGGAACTCCGTCACCTACCGGAGCTTCGCCAGCGACGAGGCGCACGCCACGTGGTGGAAGGTGCACGACAGCATGCCGGAGAGCCTTCAGAGCTTCTGCCTGCTGTCCACGCTGACGAAGGCTGGGCTGGAGTACGCTCGGCGGGAGGCGGAGAAGGCGAACTTCCCCGACCGTCACTGGAGGCGCAACGTGACGGACCCAAGACGCCATGTGTGCTTCGAGAAATTCTGCCGGTGGCAGGCCATGTTGCTTCACTGGGACGAGCCGCACGCATCAATCACCGGATAA
- the LOC103991122 gene encoding stearoyl-[acyl-carrier-protein] 9-desaturase 1, chloroplastic-like: MQAHSLALSPHHRLLSSPLISPKVGGSRRLRVSAIAVPPLRRNAVQHSMPPEKAEVFRSLEGWATRALLPLLKPVEQCWQPTDFLPDSSRPTEEFEEEVRALRARTAELPDDYFVVLVGDMITEEALPTYQTMINTLDGVRDETGASECPWAVWTRKWTAEENRHGDILGKYLYLSGRVDMRMLEKTVQYLIGAGMDPGTENNPYLGFVYTSFQERATFISHGNTARLAKDRGDAVLARVCGTIAADEKRHENAYARIVEKLLELDPDGAMIAIADMMRKKITMPAHLMVDGRDPRLFDHYSAVAQRLGVYTAADYVAIVEFLVDRWRLEKLEAGLSGEGRRARDFVCGLPARMRRVQERAKVAEPKRVKFSWIFDREVTI; this comes from the exons ATGCAGGCCCATTCCCTCGCCCTCTCCCCACACCACCGCCTCCTCTCCTCCCCCTTGATCAGCCCGAAAGTGGGCGGGTCGAGGAGACTCCGAGTGTCGGCCATCGCTGTGCCGCCCCTGCGTCGCAATGCGGTCCAGCACTCGATGCCGCCGGAGAAGGCGGAGGTGTTTCGGTCGCTGGAGGGGTGGGCCACGCGGGCGTTGCTGCCGCTACTGAAGCCCGTGGAGCAGTGCTGGCAGCCGACCGACTTCCTGCCGGACTCGTCTCGCCCGACAGAGGAGTTCGAGGAGGAGGTGCGGGCGCTGCGGGCCCGGACGGCGGAGCTGCCGGACGACTACTTCGTGGTGCTGGTGGGCGACATGATCACTGAGGAGGCGCTGCCGACGTACCAGACGATGATCAACACGCTCGACGGGGTGCGGGACGAGACGGGGGCGAGCGAATGCCCCTGGGCCGTGTGGACGCGTAAGTGGACCGCCGAGGAGAACCGCCACGGCGACATCCTGGGGAAGTACCTCTACCTCTCCGGCCGCGTCGACATGCGCATGCTCGAGAAGACCGTGCAGTACCTTATCGGCGCCGGCATG GATCCGGGGACAGAGAACAACCCCTACCTGGGCTTCGTGTACACCTCCTTCCAGGAGCGCGCTACCTTCATCTCGCACGGCAACACCGCCCGCCTCGCCAAGGATCGGGGCGACGCCGTGCTGGCGCGCGTCTGCGGCACCATCGCGGCCGACGAGAAGCGGCACGAGAACGCCTACGCCCGCATCGTCGAGAAGCTGCTGGAGCTGGACCCGGACGGCGCCATGATCGCCATCGCCGACATGATGCGCAAGAAGATCACAATGCCGGCCCACCTCATGGTCGACGGCCGCGACCCGCGGCTGTTCGATCACTACTCGGCCGTGGCGCAGCGGCTCGGAGTATACACGGCGGCCGACTACGTGGCCATCGTGGAGTTCCTAGTGGATCGGTGGCGGCTGGAGAAGCTGGAGGCAGGGCTCAGCGGGGAGGGTCGTCGCGCGAGGGACTTCGTCTGCGGTCTGCCGGCCAGGATGCGGAGGGTGCAGGAGCGGGCCAAGGTGGCGGAGCCAAAGAGAGTAAAGTTCAGCTGGATCTTCGACAGGGAGGTGACGATCTAA